A DNA window from Candidatus Roseilinea sp. contains the following coding sequences:
- the dnaA gene encoding chromosomal replication initiator protein DnaA, giving the protein MRAEEAWQSVLGEIEVGMGRSSYVTWLKSARLITYEDGQFVIGVANGYAKEWIEQRKLSDIRRMLSERMGRSVDVSLVVMTHNANQPLMDSPRRVEPPAHGAMPAPITRPPEHGDSAASDGLQKRYTFEAFVVGSGNRMAHAAAMAVAEAPAERYNPLFLYGGSGLGKTHLLHAIGNKAKQRGLVCRYVTSETFTNELISAIRSHSQEVFRNRYRYVDMLLMDDVQFIAGKESTQEEFFHTFNALHGANKQIVLTSDRAPKMMVTLEDRLRSRFEWGLMVDIAPPDLETRMAILQHKVAQMGCAIPADVIEFVAKQIQSNVRELEGALTRLLATSEMTGRPITVQFARDTLADLVGRRAHITPSQVIETVARFYNISVADMVSPSRSKELVQPRQIAMYLIRQETDASLPEIGSLLGGRDHTTILHGVERIKDRLETEEQLRRDVMSVREQLYMNVTA; this is encoded by the coding sequence ATGAGAGCGGAAGAAGCATGGCAATCTGTGCTGGGCGAAATTGAGGTCGGAATGGGCCGCAGTAGCTACGTAACGTGGCTGAAGTCTGCTCGTTTAATCACATACGAGGACGGGCAATTTGTGATTGGGGTAGCAAACGGTTATGCGAAAGAGTGGATTGAACAGCGCAAACTCAGCGACATCCGGCGTATGCTGAGCGAGCGCATGGGCCGGAGCGTGGATGTGTCATTGGTCGTTATGACGCACAATGCCAATCAGCCCTTGATGGATTCACCGCGACGGGTTGAACCCCCAGCGCATGGCGCGATGCCTGCCCCAATCACGCGCCCGCCGGAACATGGCGATAGCGCGGCATCCGATGGGTTGCAAAAGCGTTACACGTTCGAGGCGTTTGTCGTTGGCTCAGGCAACCGCATGGCGCACGCCGCAGCCATGGCCGTGGCTGAAGCACCCGCGGAGCGCTACAACCCCCTCTTCCTGTATGGCGGCTCGGGTCTGGGCAAGACCCACCTGCTGCACGCTATTGGCAACAAGGCCAAGCAGCGCGGCTTGGTCTGCCGTTATGTGACTTCCGAGACCTTCACCAACGAACTAATCAGCGCCATCCGCTCGCATTCGCAGGAAGTGTTCCGCAACCGCTATCGTTACGTGGACATGTTGCTCATGGATGACGTGCAGTTTATCGCCGGCAAAGAGTCCACGCAGGAAGAGTTCTTCCACACCTTCAATGCGCTGCACGGCGCAAACAAACAGATCGTGCTCACCAGCGACCGAGCGCCGAAGATGATGGTCACGCTGGAGGATCGCTTGCGCAGCCGGTTCGAGTGGGGCTTGATGGTGGACATCGCTCCGCCGGACCTAGAAACGCGCATGGCCATCCTGCAGCATAAAGTGGCGCAGATGGGATGCGCGATCCCCGCTGACGTGATCGAGTTCGTCGCCAAGCAGATCCAGAGCAACGTGCGTGAGCTAGAAGGCGCCCTCACACGCCTGCTTGCCACATCGGAGATGACCGGCCGTCCTATCACCGTCCAGTTCGCCCGCGATACGCTGGCCGACTTGGTCGGCCGTCGCGCGCATATCACCCCCTCCCAGGTGATCGAGACTGTTGCGAGGTTCTACAACATCTCGGTGGCCGACATGGTGTCCCCCTCGCGGAGCAAAGAGTTAGTGCAGCCGCGCCAAATCGCGATGTACCTCATCCGACAGGAGACCGACGCCTCGCTGCCGGAGATCGGCAGCTTACTTGGCGGGCGCGATCACACCACCATCCTCCATGGCGTAGAGCGCATCAAAGACCGCCTGGAGACCGAGGAACAACTGCGCCGCGATGTGATGAGTGTGCGCGAACAGCTCTACATGAACGTCACCGCTTGA
- the sigA gene encoding RNA polymerase sigma factor SigA → MTQFDEDQIVALLLIKAETQGYVVTDDILELLPEGEDNYEQVEQVIKLLEEAGVLVQDLVAEEEDEGELTNLDDGDDIEGDEEEEEEEALLPADGDDLAGISVDDGIGLYLREMTRVPLLTNEEEVRLARTIERGRAAEARVKLRGDRLSPRERRQYEKIIEEGRQAREHLIKANTRLVVSIAKKYMGRGVPFLDLIQEGNLGLMKSVEKFNYKLGFRFSTYATWWIRQTITRAIADQSRTIRVPVHMNDRIRRLYKATRELEQALGRQPTPAEVAQELGIDSEQVEWMLKVSWRPLSLEQPIGEEEDNEFGSFIEDENTPSPAQTVYEELLKTKIEEVLSTLTPREQRILRLRFGLVNGKCYTLEEVGQKFGLTRERIRQIEARALRRLRHPRRSRHLRDYL, encoded by the coding sequence ATGACCCAGTTTGACGAAGACCAGATCGTTGCCTTACTGTTGATCAAGGCTGAAACCCAAGGTTACGTCGTCACGGACGACATTCTAGAACTGCTTCCTGAGGGTGAAGACAACTACGAGCAGGTCGAACAAGTGATCAAGCTGCTGGAAGAAGCAGGGGTGCTCGTGCAAGACCTCGTGGCGGAGGAGGAAGACGAAGGCGAACTTACCAACCTGGACGACGGTGACGACATCGAGGGAGACGAAGAAGAGGAAGAAGAGGAAGCCCTCCTACCCGCTGACGGTGACGACCTAGCCGGCATCAGCGTGGATGACGGCATTGGCCTATACCTGCGCGAGATGACGCGCGTGCCGCTGCTGACCAACGAGGAAGAGGTTCGCCTGGCCCGCACGATCGAGCGCGGTCGGGCAGCCGAGGCGCGCGTCAAGCTGCGCGGCGACCGACTCTCGCCCCGCGAACGCCGCCAATACGAGAAAATCATCGAAGAAGGACGCCAAGCGCGCGAGCATCTGATCAAGGCCAACACCCGCTTGGTCGTCAGCATCGCCAAGAAATACATGGGGCGCGGCGTGCCGTTTCTCGACCTGATCCAAGAAGGCAACCTCGGCCTAATGAAGTCGGTCGAGAAGTTCAATTACAAACTGGGCTTCCGCTTCTCCACGTATGCCACGTGGTGGATCCGTCAGACCATCACGCGCGCCATCGCCGACCAGAGCCGCACCATCCGCGTGCCGGTGCACATGAACGACCGCATCCGCCGGCTATACAAGGCCACGCGCGAGCTAGAGCAGGCGCTCGGCCGCCAACCGACTCCGGCCGAGGTCGCCCAAGAGCTGGGCATAGACAGCGAGCAGGTCGAGTGGATGTTGAAAGTGTCGTGGCGGCCATTGTCGCTGGAGCAGCCGATCGGCGAGGAAGAGGACAACGAGTTCGGCTCGTTTATCGAGGATGAGAACACCCCCTCTCCGGCTCAGACGGTCTACGAGGAGCTGTTGAAGACGAAGATCGAAGAAGTGCTGAGCACACTTACCCCGCGCGAGCAACGCATCTTGCGCCTGCGCTTTGGATTAGTGAACGGCAAGTGCTATACCTTGGAGGAAGTGGGACAGAAATTCGGCCTGACCCGCGAGCGCATCCGGCAGATTGAGGCGCGCGCCTTGCGCCGGCTGCGCCATCCACGCCGTTCGCGGCACTTGAGAGACTATCTGTGA
- a CDS encoding cystathionine gamma-synthase: MPRKHVVRTHTIRRMNFETLAIHAGQPPDPAYGAVMTPIYQTSTYAQNKIGEAAYDYARTANPTRTALQDCIAALEGGKHGLAFASGMAAIDCVIRLLKPGDHVLASNDVYGGTYRIFKRVYEEYGVQASFVEMSDLDAVRAAMRPNTRMIWIETPTNPLLKVADIAAIAHLRDAVRAASQIVVDNTFASPYAQQPLKLGADIVVHSATKYLGGHSDVVNGLVALNDDATFARLKFLQNAVGAVPGPFDCFLVLRGIKTLHVRMERHSANAMAVAAWLESHPRVERVIYPGLPSHPQHAIARRQMRVFGGMVSFIVKGGAEAARRVAEGTRLFALAESLGGVESLIEVPAAMTHMSVANSPLEVNPALIRLSVGIEHVDDLIADLKEALEAR; the protein is encoded by the coding sequence ATGCCCCGCAAGCACGTCGTCCGCACACATACAATTCGCCGCATGAACTTCGAGACCCTTGCCATCCACGCCGGCCAGCCGCCCGATCCTGCCTATGGCGCGGTGATGACGCCGATCTATCAGACCTCGACCTACGCGCAGAATAAAATCGGCGAGGCGGCTTACGATTACGCGCGAACCGCCAACCCCACCCGCACCGCGCTGCAGGACTGCATCGCCGCGCTGGAAGGCGGTAAGCACGGCTTGGCGTTCGCCTCCGGCATGGCGGCGATTGACTGCGTGATCCGGCTGCTCAAGCCCGGCGATCACGTGCTGGCCAGCAACGACGTATACGGCGGCACCTATCGCATCTTTAAGCGCGTCTATGAGGAGTACGGCGTGCAGGCCTCATTTGTCGAGATGAGCGATCTGGACGCCGTGCGCGCCGCCATGCGGCCCAATACGCGCATGATCTGGATTGAGACGCCAACCAATCCCCTGCTCAAGGTGGCCGACATCGCTGCGATTGCCCATTTGCGCGACGCGGTCCGCGCCGCGTCCCAAATTGTCGTGGATAACACGTTTGCCTCGCCGTATGCACAGCAGCCGCTCAAGCTCGGCGCGGACATCGTGGTGCACAGCGCAACCAAGTATCTGGGCGGACACAGCGACGTGGTGAACGGCCTGGTCGCCTTGAACGATGACGCCACATTTGCGCGCTTGAAGTTTTTGCAAAACGCCGTTGGGGCGGTGCCCGGGCCGTTCGATTGTTTCCTCGTCCTGCGCGGCATCAAAACCCTGCACGTGCGCATGGAACGTCATAGCGCCAATGCGATGGCCGTCGCGGCCTGGCTCGAATCGCATCCGCGAGTGGAGCGCGTGATCTACCCCGGCTTGCCCTCCCATCCGCAGCATGCGATTGCCCGGCGGCAGATGCGCGTGTTTGGCGGCATGGTCTCGTTCATCGTGAAAGGGGGAGCGGAGGCAGCGCGCCGCGTGGCCGAGGGAACTCGGCTCTTTGCGCTGGCCGAATCGCTGGGCGGGGTCGAATCGCTGATCGAGGTGCCGGCCGCCATGACCCACATGAGCGTCGCCAACTCGCCGCTCGAAGTCAACCCGGCGCTCATCCGCCTTTCTGTTGGCATCGAACATGTGGACGATTTGATCGCTGATTTGAAAGAGGCGCTTGAAGCGCGCTGA
- the mfd gene encoding transcription-repair-coupling factor, with the protein MPLRGLTEVIAHASALEVLAAEIRAGQAPVSLGLPRAARPFVLAALQRHLQRTIVYVTSSVESSRIATDALSNLSDAPPLRFAEPNTAFYDSVAPVREVIAQRSVVLATLSLRAAHSPPLIVTSPRALMHPVLPPAAFALNTRVIRRDAAIHLESALEHWVKIGYEGEAVVERIGAFSRRGGIVDVWSPAHPSPVRIELFGDIADSIRAFDPGTQRSSESLTQIVIAPLEIAGIGSRQPETHHQPASGKLSSLLDYLDDRALLVIDDEEALREAWRTLEEKAQRERETLAESGMTVDARAPYISWEEFTTARARVQTLVLGQSEAGTLSAHPLARQFVNPPHFAAQITPLLDYLKTQHSADGRIKTVVVSRQAARLAELWSERHAAIAAQTALDEPPSGALTFISAALPAGFIWQPEADGQAHLRTTTLILLTDGEIYGYVRPEWFLRTRARKAAPEKAFADWQPGDAVVHEDYGIGIYRGLVRLTVNTGTATQPVEGEREYLLLEYADGDRLYVPLHQLDRVSRYVGSDDARPPLDKLGSGQWERAKQKARGAAAELARDLLQLYAERELARRPPFSKDTPWQIEMESAFPFIETDDQLRAIQEVKADMERPQPMDRLVVGDVGFGKTEVALRAAFKAVQDGKQVAVLVPTTVLAQQHWNTFTQRLASYPIRIEMLSRFRTPAERRAVLEGLRDGTVDIVIGTHALLSQEVQFNDLGLLVIDEEHRFGVAAKEKLKRLRTQVDVLTLTATPIPRTLYLGLSGVRAISRIETPPAERLPIISFIGPWDDAIVQQAIRRELDREGQVFFVHNRVQTIHLVEQKLRRLTPEANIAVAHGQMSERELAQVMARFAEGGTGADRIDVLLCTNIIESGLDIPNANTIIVDHADHFGLAELYQLRGRVGRSTIQAYAYFLHARHSPMTPEARERLSTLRETAGLGAGYSIALRDLEMRGAGELLGAKQSGHIAAIGFDLYARLLANQVQTLRAMRDGAPLPPPEPKAVTIDLPLTVGLPEGYIGDAPLRVQLYRRAASLNSEEEIRAFEAELEDRFGRLPPAARNLTYQLRLKLLANALGAQSITTDGDRFIIRAEAIGQMDARRVRRLIGEDALLGRMQVAFRRRGTPEQWKQRLMDVLRRLTEIKATLPPEPTRPKQPAHSGPAALETQEGLRLPPITQDDW; encoded by the coding sequence ATGCCGTTGCGCGGGCTTACCGAGGTCATCGCCCATGCGTCGGCGCTGGAGGTCCTAGCCGCAGAGATTCGCGCCGGACAAGCGCCGGTGAGCCTGGGCCTGCCTCGCGCCGCGCGACCGTTCGTCCTAGCCGCCCTGCAGCGCCACCTACAACGGACGATCGTCTACGTCACTTCATCGGTGGAGTCTTCGCGCATCGCAACCGACGCGCTGAGCAATCTATCCGACGCGCCGCCGCTGCGCTTCGCCGAACCGAACACGGCCTTCTACGATAGCGTCGCGCCGGTGCGTGAGGTGATCGCGCAGCGGTCGGTCGTGCTTGCGACGCTCAGCCTACGCGCAGCTCACAGCCCGCCCCTCATCGTTACCAGCCCGCGCGCGCTGATGCACCCTGTCCTGCCGCCGGCAGCGTTTGCGCTGAACACGCGCGTGATTCGGCGCGATGCCGCAATCCACCTGGAAAGCGCGCTTGAGCATTGGGTGAAGATCGGCTATGAGGGCGAAGCAGTAGTCGAACGCATCGGCGCATTCAGCCGACGCGGCGGCATTGTGGATGTATGGTCGCCGGCGCACCCGTCGCCGGTGCGCATCGAGCTATTCGGCGACATCGCCGATTCGATCCGCGCTTTCGATCCGGGCACGCAGCGCAGCAGCGAGTCGCTGACGCAAATCGTCATTGCACCGCTGGAGATCGCCGGGATCGGCAGCCGGCAACCGGAGACCCATCATCAACCCGCGAGCGGCAAGCTGAGCTCGCTGCTCGATTACCTCGACGACCGCGCGCTGCTGGTGATTGATGACGAGGAAGCGCTGCGCGAGGCGTGGCGCACGCTGGAGGAGAAAGCCCAGCGCGAACGCGAGACGCTGGCCGAATCCGGGATGACCGTGGACGCGCGCGCGCCTTACATCTCCTGGGAGGAGTTCACCACGGCCCGCGCCCGCGTCCAGACATTAGTGCTGGGCCAAAGCGAAGCCGGCACATTGAGCGCGCATCCGCTGGCCAGACAATTCGTCAATCCGCCGCACTTCGCCGCCCAAATCACCCCGCTGCTGGACTACCTGAAGACGCAACACAGCGCGGACGGCCGCATCAAGACCGTCGTCGTCTCGCGACAAGCCGCCCGACTCGCCGAACTGTGGTCCGAGCGCCACGCAGCCATCGCCGCGCAAACCGCGCTCGATGAACCGCCGTCCGGCGCGCTCACCTTCATCAGCGCCGCGCTGCCGGCGGGCTTCATCTGGCAGCCCGAGGCGGACGGTCAGGCGCATCTGCGCACGACCACGCTCATCCTCCTGACCGACGGCGAAATCTACGGCTACGTGCGGCCGGAATGGTTCCTGCGCACGCGGGCGCGCAAAGCTGCGCCGGAGAAGGCGTTCGCCGATTGGCAGCCAGGCGACGCCGTGGTGCACGAGGACTACGGCATCGGCATCTATCGCGGCCTGGTGCGGCTCACCGTCAACACCGGCACGGCCACCCAACCGGTGGAAGGCGAACGCGAGTATCTTCTGCTCGAATACGCGGATGGCGATCGGCTCTACGTGCCGCTACACCAGCTCGATCGCGTGTCGCGCTACGTGGGCAGCGACGATGCCCGGCCGCCACTCGACAAACTCGGCAGCGGCCAGTGGGAGCGCGCGAAACAGAAGGCGCGCGGCGCAGCCGCAGAACTAGCGCGCGACCTGCTGCAGCTCTACGCCGAGCGCGAGCTGGCCCGCCGGCCGCCGTTCAGCAAAGACACGCCCTGGCAGATCGAGATGGAATCGGCCTTCCCCTTCATCGAGACCGACGATCAGCTCCGAGCCATCCAAGAGGTGAAGGCCGACATGGAGCGACCGCAACCGATGGATCGGCTGGTGGTGGGCGACGTCGGCTTCGGCAAGACCGAGGTGGCGTTGCGCGCCGCGTTCAAGGCCGTCCAGGATGGCAAACAGGTCGCCGTGCTCGTGCCGACCACCGTGCTAGCACAACAGCACTGGAACACCTTTACCCAGCGGCTGGCGTCGTATCCCATCCGGATCGAGATGCTGTCGCGCTTCCGCACGCCGGCGGAGAGACGAGCGGTACTGGAGGGGTTGCGCGATGGCACCGTGGATATCGTCATCGGCACCCACGCGCTGCTGAGCCAGGAGGTCCAGTTCAACGACCTTGGCCTGCTCGTCATTGACGAGGAGCATCGTTTTGGCGTTGCCGCCAAGGAGAAGCTGAAGCGCCTGCGCACCCAGGTGGATGTGCTCACCCTGACCGCCACACCCATCCCGCGCACGCTGTATTTGGGCTTGAGCGGCGTGCGTGCCATCAGCCGCATCGAGACGCCGCCGGCCGAGCGTCTGCCCATCATCAGCTTCATCGGCCCATGGGACGATGCCATCGTGCAGCAAGCCATCCGCCGGGAACTAGACCGCGAGGGACAGGTGTTCTTCGTGCACAACCGCGTGCAGACCATTCACTTGGTGGAGCAAAAGCTGCGCCGGCTGACGCCAGAAGCCAACATCGCCGTGGCGCACGGCCAGATGAGCGAGCGAGAGCTGGCCCAAGTGATGGCGCGCTTCGCCGAAGGCGGCACGGGAGCAGACCGCATAGACGTGCTGCTGTGCACGAACATCATCGAAAGCGGGCTGGACATTCCCAACGCCAACACCATCATCGTCGATCACGCCGATCACTTTGGGTTGGCCGAGCTGTATCAACTGCGCGGTCGGGTCGGACGATCCACGATCCAGGCGTATGCGTACTTTTTGCACGCACGCCACTCGCCCATGACGCCGGAAGCGCGCGAGCGACTGTCAACGCTGCGCGAGACAGCCGGCCTTGGCGCCGGTTATTCCATCGCGCTGCGCGACTTGGAGATGCGCGGCGCAGGCGAGCTGCTCGGCGCCAAGCAAAGCGGCCACATCGCCGCCATCGGCTTCGACCTGTACGCGCGCCTGCTGGCCAACCAGGTGCAAACGCTGCGCGCCATGCGCGACGGCGCGCCGTTGCCGCCGCCGGAGCCAAAAGCCGTGACGATAGACCTGCCGCTCACCGTAGGCTTGCCAGAGGGCTACATCGGCGATGCGCCGTTGCGCGTGCAGTTGTACCGTCGCGCCGCCAGCTTGAACAGCGAAGAGGAGATCCGCGCGTTCGAGGCAGAGCTGGAGGATCGCTTTGGCCGGCTGCCGCCGGCAGCGCGCAACCTGACTTATCAACTCCGCTTGAAGCTGCTGGCCAACGCGCTCGGCGCGCAGAGCATCACCACCGACGGCGACCGCTTCATCATCCGCGCCGAGGCCATCGGCCAGATGGATGCGCGCCGCGTGCGCCGCCTGATCGGCGAAGATGCGTTGCTCGGTCGAATGCAGGTCGCCTTCCGGCGCCGCGGGACACCAGAGCAATGGAAGCAGCGGCTGATGGACGTGTTGCGCCGGCTGACCGAGATCAAGGCAACGCTGCCGCCGGAGCCGACCAGACCGAAGCAGCCGGCGCACTCAGGGCCAGCGGCACTTGAAACGCAAGAAGGATTGCGCCTGCCGCCAATCACGCAGGATGATTGGTGA
- a CDS encoding putative lipid II flippase MurJ encodes MLRRSLARSAALVGGFYVLSNIAGFVARLLINARFGAGAEQDAFRAAFVIPDLMFNVLAGGALASAFIPVYVGRLSRGERDIAQRLARAVAQVVFGVLSALALIAAASAPALIQHVVARQFSPAQVALTASLMRIMLLATVIFGVSGLLMGVLQSNDAFLAPAIAPSMYQLGMILGATALSGLGVYGLAVGVVLGALMHIGVQLPSLRSVMRLSSADPAHGARGTGQHALHATPRVDHAVRSDLRQILMLMPPRMLGLGAVQLNHLVNTTLASGIPGGVSAFNNAFAILVLPIAVIGQAVGTALFPAISAHAARGEGASFATSFTRALNVVIALSLPAAVGLIILGQPLIRLLFERGAFDARSTEWVAFALALLAIGLPAHAALELVTRAFYALKDSTRPAMLAVFSVAVNILLSLALFSAFARAGWLPFGGLALANALATILETLLLYALLVRRAERIQPRSTWVAFGKSGLAALAMGIALWGWVRLVGDGAPSTIAAIILGAAAYFGVALMLRSEEVLFAAGRARKRFAR; translated from the coding sequence ATGTTGCGCCGTTCCCTCGCCCGATCTGCCGCCCTCGTCGGCGGGTTCTATGTGCTCAGCAACATCGCCGGCTTCGTCGCGCGCTTGCTGATCAACGCGCGTTTTGGTGCCGGCGCCGAGCAGGACGCCTTCCGCGCTGCGTTCGTCATTCCCGATCTGATGTTCAACGTGCTGGCCGGCGGTGCGCTGGCTTCGGCATTCATCCCGGTCTATGTGGGGCGGCTGAGCCGGGGCGAAAGGGACATCGCCCAACGGTTGGCGCGTGCAGTTGCGCAGGTCGTGTTCGGCGTGCTGAGCGCGCTGGCGCTCATAGCCGCTGCATCCGCGCCGGCGCTCATCCAGCACGTCGTCGCGCGCCAATTCAGCCCCGCGCAAGTGGCGCTCACCGCGTCGCTCATGCGCATCATGTTGCTCGCGACGGTGATCTTCGGCGTCAGCGGCCTGCTGATGGGCGTGCTGCAATCGAACGATGCTTTTCTTGCGCCGGCAATCGCCCCCAGCATGTACCAGCTCGGCATGATCTTGGGTGCCACCGCGCTGAGCGGCTTGGGCGTCTATGGCCTGGCGGTGGGGGTGGTGCTCGGCGCGCTGATGCATATCGGCGTGCAGTTGCCATCGCTGCGCTCGGTCATGCGTCTTTCGTCTGCCGACCCTGCGCATGGCGCGCGGGGCACCGGACAACACGCATTACACGCCACACCGCGCGTAGACCATGCAGTGCGCAGCGACCTGCGCCAAATCTTGATGCTGATGCCGCCGCGCATGTTGGGGCTAGGGGCGGTGCAGCTCAATCACCTGGTGAATACCACGCTGGCCTCGGGCATCCCCGGCGGCGTGTCGGCGTTCAACAACGCATTTGCCATCCTGGTTTTGCCCATCGCCGTGATCGGCCAAGCCGTTGGTACGGCGCTGTTCCCGGCGATCAGCGCGCACGCGGCGCGGGGCGAAGGGGCATCGTTCGCGACGTCGTTCACCCGCGCGCTCAACGTCGTCATCGCGCTCAGCCTGCCGGCGGCGGTTGGGCTGATCATCCTCGGCCAACCGCTGATCCGCCTATTGTTCGAGCGGGGCGCATTCGACGCGCGCTCGACCGAATGGGTGGCGTTCGCGTTGGCGCTGTTGGCGATCGGCCTGCCGGCTCATGCGGCGCTTGAGCTGGTCACGCGGGCGTTTTACGCGCTGAAGGACAGCACACGACCGGCCATGCTGGCGGTGTTCAGCGTCGCGGTCAACATCCTGCTCAGCCTTGCGCTGTTTTCGGCCTTCGCGCGCGCCGGCTGGTTGCCGTTCGGCGGGCTGGCGCTAGCCAATGCCCTCGCCACGATCCTAGAGACGCTCCTCCTGTATGCGTTGCTCGTCCGCCGCGCCGAGCGCATACAGCCGCGTTCGACATGGGTCGCCTTTGGCAAAAGCGGGCTTGCGGCGCTGGCTATGGGGATCGCCCTGTGGGGATGGGTGCGACTGGTCGGCGATGGCGCGCCGTCTACGATCGCCGCCATCATCCTCGGCGCGGCAGCCTACTTCGGTGTCGCCTTGATGTTGCGCAGCGAAGAGGTGCTGTTCGCAGCGGGGAGGGCGCGCAAACGGTTCGCAAGGTAA